A genome region from Magnetovibrio sp. PR-2 includes the following:
- a CDS encoding RebB family R body protein has protein sequence MADLVHSQITDAVTQTNVKVLGESPTGALGVSSQAMSHAMGLAMENATQTQGGMQQIGNSAAAALMSMITKAGAS, from the coding sequence ATGGCGGATCTTGTTCATTCCCAGATCACGGATGCAGTCACCCAAACAAACGTCAAAGTTTTGGGGGAAAGTCCGACGGGTGCGCTGGGCGTATCGTCACAGGCCATGTCTCATGCCATGGGTTTGGCGATGGAAAATGCAACTCAAACTCAAGGCGGCATGCAGCAGATCGGAAATTCTGCAGCCGCGGCCCTGATGTCGATGATAACCAAGGCTGGTGCGTCTTGA
- a CDS encoding RebB family R body protein codes for MALPTPVNGQITDAVTQANVKVLGDAPAMAMGALFQSMSHSTGILYENAVSSQQQLAIASQAATNQGVIQIYSVDTMAGAVATSKISQSDVPDNMLSLMAALRASTAGVS; via the coding sequence ATGGCACTTCCGACACCGGTTAACGGTCAAATCACCGATGCAGTTACCCAGGCTAACGTTAAGGTTCTGGGCGATGCTCCGGCCATGGCAATGGGCGCATTGTTCCAATCCATGTCCCACTCCACCGGCATCCTCTATGAAAATGCAGTGAGCTCGCAACAACAGTTGGCGATCGCTTCCCAAGCTGCAACGAACCAAGGCGTTATTCAAATCTACAGCGTCGACACGATGGCCGGTGCTGTCGCAACGTCCAAGATTTCCCAGTCCGACGTTCCGGACAACATGCTGTCTCTGATGGCAGCTCTGCGCGCCTCTACGGCGGGTGTCAGCTAA
- a CDS encoding RebB family R body protein: MALPTPVNGQITDAVTQANVKVLGDAPAMAMGALYQSLSHSTGILYENATSSQQQLAIASQAATNQGVIQIYSVDTMAGAAATSKISQSDVPNNMLALLSALRASTSGVS, from the coding sequence ATGGCTCTACCCACTCCGGTTAACGGCCAGATCACGGACGCCGTCACCCAGGCCAACGTCAAGGTTCTTGGTGACGCCCCCGCAATGGCGATGGGTGCTCTGTACCAATCGCTGTCCCATTCCACGGGTATCTTGTACGAAAACGCCACCAGCTCGCAGCAGCAACTGGCTATCGCTTCGCAAGCCGCGACGAACCAGGGCGTTATTCAAATCTACAGTGTCGACACCATGGCTGGTGCCGCCGCAACGTCCAAGATTTCCCAGTCCGACGTGCCGAACAATATGCTGGCATTGTTGAGCGCTCTGCGCGCATCGACCTCTGGCGTCAGCTAA